In one window of Chryseobacterium phocaeense DNA:
- a CDS encoding NuoI/complex I 23 kDa subunit family protein, whose protein sequence is MKLTNRSKVVSNKEMTLAEKIYLPAIFTGMGITFKHAVRTVIKGAPAVYSYPEVQKPRTTIWRGQHVLKRDEEGRERCTACGLCAVACPAEAITMTAAERTKEEKGLYREEKYASVYEINMLRCIFCGMCEEACPKSAIYLTDRLVDVETNRGSFIYGKDKLVEKINERIDITTRQSEKQKNAVK, encoded by the coding sequence ATGAAACTTACGAACAGATCAAAAGTTGTTTCCAACAAAGAAATGACCCTTGCTGAAAAAATCTACCTTCCTGCTATTTTTACCGGGATGGGGATTACATTTAAGCATGCTGTAAGAACCGTGATAAAAGGTGCTCCCGCAGTATATTCGTATCCGGAAGTACAGAAACCCAGAACCACCATCTGGAGAGGTCAGCACGTTTTGAAAAGAGACGAGGAAGGCAGAGAAAGATGTACAGCCTGTGGACTTTGTGCCGTAGCCTGCCCTGCAGAAGCCATCACCATGACTGCTGCCGAAAGAACGAAGGAGGAAAAAGGTCTTTACAGAGAAGAAAAATATGCATCAGTATATGAAATCAATATGCTGAGATGTATTTTCTGCGGAATGTGTGAAGAAGCCTGCCCGAAATCTGCCATCTATCTTACAGACAGACTGGTAGACGTGGAAACCAACAGAGGATCTTTCATCTACGGAAAAGATAAGTTGGTAGAAAAAATAAATGAAAGGATTGACATTACGACAAGACAATCCGAGAAACAAAAAAATGCGGTAAAATAA
- the nuoH gene encoding NADH-quinone oxidoreductase subunit NuoH yields the protein MDLLTFKLILVLALFLLSLTIAAYSTWAERKVASIMQDRIGPNRAGPFGLLQPLADGGKFFFKEDFTPANAEKFLFVLGPALVMFISLITGAVIPWGKSLNIAGTSFDLQVANIDVGVLFIIGMASIGVYGIMIGGWASNNKYSLLGAIRASSQMISYELAMGLALLSIIMMTGSLDLKEITESQTTGKLWGVIPWVSGLNWNIFYQPIAFLVFFVAALAETNRHPFDLPECESELVTGYSTEYSSMKLGLYMFGEYVNMFISNAFMVVLFFGGYNYPGIEWVTQNWGENVAGILSIVAFLTKTVIGILIFMWIRWTLPRFRYDQLMHLGWKTLIPMALVNLLITGAVILAFAN from the coding sequence ATGGATTTACTAACATTTAAACTTATACTTGTACTGGCGCTTTTCCTGCTGTCTCTTACGATAGCGGCCTACTCTACCTGGGCAGAAAGAAAAGTAGCATCTATCATGCAGGATAGAATTGGTCCCAACAGAGCCGGACCTTTCGGATTGCTGCAGCCTCTTGCGGATGGTGGAAAATTTTTCTTTAAAGAGGATTTCACCCCTGCCAATGCGGAAAAATTCCTTTTCGTACTGGGACCGGCGTTGGTGATGTTTATTTCACTGATTACAGGAGCCGTTATTCCATGGGGTAAAAGTTTAAATATTGCAGGAACTTCTTTTGACCTGCAGGTAGCTAACATCGATGTTGGGGTACTTTTCATCATCGGAATGGCTTCCATCGGCGTATACGGAATTATGATCGGAGGTTGGGCTTCGAATAACAAATATTCACTTTTAGGAGCTATCCGTGCTTCTTCGCAGATGATCTCTTACGAATTGGCGATGGGGTTAGCTTTGCTTTCTATCATTATGATGACGGGAAGTTTAGATCTGAAAGAAATTACAGAAAGCCAGACGACAGGAAAATTATGGGGCGTTATTCCATGGGTTTCAGGTTTGAACTGGAATATTTTCTACCAGCCGATTGCCTTCCTGGTGTTCTTTGTTGCTGCATTGGCAGAAACCAACAGACACCCTTTTGACTTACCTGAATGTGAATCTGAACTGGTAACAGGATATTCTACGGAGTATTCTTCTATGAAATTAGGATTGTATATGTTCGGGGAATATGTGAACATGTTTATTTCCAATGCTTTCATGGTCGTTCTTTTCTTCGGAGGGTACAACTACCCGGGAATTGAATGGGTCACTCAGAACTGGGGCGAAAACGTTGCTGGAATCCTGAGTATCGTTGCGTTCTTAACAAAAACGGTAATCGGAATTCTGATCTTTATGTGGATCAGATGGACGCTTCCAAGATTCAGATATGACCAACTAATGCACTTAGGATGGAAAACCCTGATCCCGATGGCATTGGTAAACCTGCTGATTACAGGAGCTGTAATTTTAGCATTTGCAAACTAG
- a CDS encoding 2Fe-2S iron-sulfur cluster-binding protein, whose translation MSEEVKKFKITIDGQTTEVLPGTSILEAARQIGGKSVPPAMCYYSKLETSGGRCRTCLVEVSKGSEADPRPMPKLVASCRTNVMDGMEVKNLSSEKAQEGRKAVTEFLLVNHPLDCPVCDQAGECHLQDLGYEHGNLETRTEFERNTYEADDLGPNIKLNMNRCILCARCVLAANQLTGQREHGILFRGDHAEISTYLNKALDNDFIGNVIDVCPVGALTDRTSRFASRVWFTKPMNATCKCDKCSGKAVVWMKGDEIVRVTARKDQWGEVEEFICDTCRFERKELSDWNIEGPRHIDRHSVISLNHYEKPKDELRVLDNPMAKEISEKDEK comes from the coding sequence ATGAGCGAAGAGGTTAAAAAATTCAAAATAACTATAGACGGACAGACTACCGAAGTTTTGCCGGGCACATCCATCCTGGAAGCCGCAAGACAGATCGGTGGAAAATCTGTACCTCCTGCAATGTGCTACTACAGCAAATTGGAAACCAGTGGAGGAAGATGCAGAACTTGCTTAGTGGAAGTTTCCAAAGGATCCGAAGCAGATCCGCGTCCTATGCCGAAGTTGGTAGCAAGCTGCAGAACCAACGTCATGGACGGAATGGAGGTAAAAAACCTTTCGTCTGAAAAAGCTCAGGAAGGAAGAAAAGCCGTAACCGAATTCTTATTGGTGAACCACCCTCTAGATTGCCCTGTGTGCGACCAGGCCGGTGAGTGCCACCTTCAGGATCTTGGTTATGAGCACGGAAACCTTGAAACCAGAACGGAATTTGAAAGAAATACATACGAAGCAGACGATCTTGGTCCGAATATCAAGTTGAATATGAACCGTTGTATTCTGTGTGCAAGATGCGTATTGGCTGCCAACCAGCTGACAGGTCAGAGAGAGCACGGAATTCTCTTCAGAGGAGATCACGCTGAAATTTCAACCTATTTAAATAAAGCTTTGGATAATGACTTCATCGGAAACGTAATTGACGTTTGTCCGGTAGGAGCATTAACCGACAGAACATCCCGTTTTGCTAGCAGAGTTTGGTTTACTAAGCCAATGAATGCAACCTGTAAATGTGATAAATGTTCAGGAAAAGCTGTAGTTTGGATGAAAGGTGACGAAATTGTAAGAGTTACCGCCAGAAAAGACCAGTGGGGCGAAGTAGAAGAATTCATCTGCGACACCTGCCGTTTTGAAAGAAAAGAACTTTCCGACTGGAATATTGAAGGTCCTAGACATATCGACAGACATTCAGTAATTTCACTGAACCATTACGAAAAACCAAAGGATGAACTGAGAGTTTTAGACAATCCGATGGCAAAAGAAATCAGTGAAAAAGACGAAAAATAA
- the nuoF gene encoding NADH-quinone oxidoreductase subunit NuoF translates to MSKKLLLKDAHIEGIRYFETYRKQGGYTAAEKALKMTPDEILEEVKASGLRGRGGAGFPTGMKWSFLAKPEGVPRHLVVNADESEPGTFKDRYLMEFLPHLLIEGMLISSYCLGSNVSYIYIRGEYSWIPDILEEAIEEAKAAGFLGKNILGTGFDCEIYVQRGGGAYICGEETALLESLEGKRGNPRLKPPFPAVKGLWERPTVVNNVESIAAVVPIIDITGAEYAKIGVGRSTGTKLISACGNINKPGVYEIDMTITVEEFIYSEEYCGGIKDGKRLKACIPGGSSVPIVPANLLLRTVNGEPRYMNYESLADGGFATGTMMGSGGFIVLDEDQCIVDHTMTLARFYNHESCGQCTPCREGTGWMYKILKKIEKGEGKMEDIDLLWDIQRKIEGNTICPLGDAAAWPVAAAIRHFRDEFEWHIKNPELSQTQNYGLANYADPIPAVENNA, encoded by the coding sequence ATGAGTAAAAAACTTTTACTTAAAGACGCACATATAGAAGGCATCCGCTACTTTGAAACCTACCGCAAACAGGGAGGTTACACTGCAGCTGAAAAAGCCTTGAAAATGACACCTGACGAAATCCTGGAAGAAGTAAAAGCTTCGGGACTTCGAGGACGTGGTGGAGCAGGATTCCCGACAGGGATGAAATGGAGCTTCCTGGCAAAACCGGAAGGCGTGCCGAGACACCTCGTAGTGAATGCTGATGAATCTGAACCGGGAACTTTTAAAGACAGGTATCTGATGGAATTCCTTCCTCATCTACTGATCGAAGGAATGCTAATCTCTTCTTACTGTCTAGGTTCCAATGTTTCCTATATCTATATCCGTGGAGAATATTCGTGGATCCCGGATATTCTCGAAGAAGCTATTGAAGAGGCCAAAGCAGCAGGATTTTTAGGAAAAAACATCTTAGGAACCGGTTTCGACTGTGAAATTTATGTCCAGAGAGGAGGTGGAGCCTATATCTGCGGTGAGGAAACCGCATTGCTGGAATCCCTGGAAGGTAAAAGAGGAAACCCAAGATTAAAACCGCCATTCCCGGCTGTAAAAGGACTTTGGGAAAGACCAACCGTAGTTAACAACGTTGAATCTATCGCAGCTGTTGTTCCGATCATTGATATCACTGGCGCTGAATACGCTAAAATCGGGGTGGGAAGATCTACAGGTACGAAATTGATTTCAGCTTGTGGAAACATCAACAAACCTGGCGTTTACGAAATAGACATGACCATCACCGTAGAAGAATTCATCTACTCTGAAGAATACTGCGGCGGTATTAAGGATGGGAAAAGACTGAAAGCCTGTATTCCGGGAGGAAGTTCTGTTCCGATTGTTCCCGCTAATTTATTGCTGAGAACCGTAAACGGGGAGCCAAGATACATGAACTACGAATCACTGGCAGACGGAGGTTTTGCTACCGGAACCATGATGGGTTCAGGAGGTTTCATCGTTCTGGATGAAGATCAGTGTATTGTAGATCATACCATGACTTTGGCGAGATTCTACAACCACGAAAGCTGTGGACAGTGTACGCCTTGCCGTGAAGGTACAGGATGGATGTATAAGATATTAAAGAAGATAGAAAAAGGAGAAGGTAAAATGGAGGATATCGATCTGCTTTGGGATATCCAGAGAAAGATCGAAGGAAATACGATTTGTCCGTTAGGTGATGCAGCAGCATGGCCGGTTGCAGCGGCGATCCGTCATTTCAGAGACGAATTCGAATGGCATATTAAAAACCCTGAATTATCCCAGACCCAAAATTATGGATTAGCTAATTATGCTGACCCAATTCCTGCTGTTGAAAATAATGCGTAG
- a CDS encoding NADH-quinone oxidoreductase subunit NuoE family protein — MSETIAFKPESLAQVHKIIARYPEGRQKSALLPVLHLAQKEFGGWLDVPVMDYVAELLSIKPIEVYEVATFYTMFNMKPVGKYVLEVCRTGPCMVCGSEKILDHIRTKLNIKDGETTEDGMFTLKPAECLGACGYAPMMQLGKFFHENLTIEKVDEILDLCRQGQLALD, encoded by the coding sequence ATGAGCGAAACAATAGCTTTTAAACCGGAAAGTTTAGCACAGGTACACAAAATTATCGCAAGATATCCTGAAGGAAGACAAAAGTCTGCCCTTCTTCCTGTACTTCACTTAGCGCAGAAAGAATTCGGAGGATGGTTAGACGTTCCTGTGATGGATTATGTTGCTGAATTATTAAGTATCAAGCCAATTGAAGTATATGAAGTAGCTACTTTTTATACCATGTTCAATATGAAGCCGGTTGGTAAATATGTTTTGGAAGTATGCAGAACGGGACCTTGTATGGTGTGCGGAAGCGAAAAAATCCTTGACCATATCAGAACCAAACTGAACATTAAGGACGGGGAAACTACCGAAGACGGTATGTTCACATTAAAGCCTGCTGAATGTCTTGGAGCATGCGGATATGCACCCATGATGCAGCTGGGGAAATTCTTTCATGAAAATTTAACGATAGAAAAAGTGGACGAAATCCTTGATCTTTGCAGACAGGGACAACTTGCTTTGGACTAA